The following coding sequences lie in one Planctomycetota bacterium genomic window:
- a CDS encoding alpha/beta hydrolase, protein MPAIRLLWPDGAPGAVGSEDLDKPGLWIYLPPADKANGTAVVVCPGGGYGGLALDHEGKQIAEYLNGQGIAAFVLRYRLAPRYRQPSPMLDVQRALRTVRAGAQQWNLDPKRVGVMGFSAGGHLASTAATHFDQGKTDSSDPVDAVSCRPDFAILCYPVIAFGTDYVHRGSQNNLLGPEQDPKLIEFYASHKHVTPETPPTFLFHTDADAAVVPENSVLFYLALRKAKVPAELHIYEPGKHGVGLAKSIPALAAWSDRLTDWLREHKLLERADAQ, encoded by the coding sequence ATGCCGGCGATTCGTTTGCTCTGGCCCGACGGCGCGCCGGGAGCGGTCGGCAGCGAAGACCTCGACAAGCCGGGGTTGTGGATCTATCTGCCCCCGGCGGACAAGGCCAACGGCACGGCGGTCGTCGTCTGTCCGGGCGGCGGCTATGGCGGGCTGGCACTCGATCACGAAGGGAAGCAGATCGCCGAGTACCTGAACGGGCAGGGGATCGCGGCCTTTGTGCTGCGCTATCGATTGGCGCCGCGCTATCGTCAGCCTTCGCCGATGCTCGATGTGCAGCGCGCGCTGCGCACGGTACGAGCCGGCGCCCAGCAATGGAACCTCGATCCCAAGCGAGTCGGCGTGATGGGCTTCTCGGCCGGGGGTCACCTGGCCAGCACCGCCGCCACGCATTTCGATCAAGGCAAGACCGACAGCAGCGATCCGGTCGACGCGGTCAGTTGCCGCCCCGACTTTGCAATTCTGTGCTACCCGGTGATCGCGTTCGGAACCGACTATGTTCATCGTGGCTCGCAGAACAACCTGCTGGGTCCGGAACAGGATCCGAAGCTGATCGAGTTCTACGCCAGTCACAAGCACGTCACGCCCGAGACGCCGCCGACGTTCCTGTTCCACACCGACGCCGACGCCGCGGTGGTGCCCGAGAATAGCGTGTTGTTCTACCTGGCTTTGCGCAAGGCGAAGGTGCCAGCCGAACTGCATATTTACGAGCCGGGCAAGCATGGCGTCGGGTTGGCCAAAAGCATCCCGGCGTTGGCCGCGTGGTCCGACCGGCTGACCGATTGGCTGCGTGAACACAAGCTGCTCGAGCGCGCCGACGCCCAGTGA
- a CDS encoding TIGR01777 family oxidoreductase produces MRALVTGATGFIGRALVARLGEVVVVSRDAARAKQAFPQAETFAWDPMREPLPAAALRDVEVVFHLAGDSVAEGRWTAEKKRRIRESRTLGTANLVRGIEASTARPRVLVSASAVGYYGSRGDEVLEETSSPGHDFLADVCVEWEQSAAAGEKLGVRVANPRTGIVLGRGGGALSKMLLPFKLGAGGRLGSGRQWMPWIHLADLVGIFLHAATSDQVRGAINGVAPNPVTNIEFTKTLARALHRPAIMPAPEFALKLAIGEFAEVLLGSQRVVPRVAEQTGYRFQFPTLEGALGEILGAAT; encoded by the coding sequence ATGCGCGCGTTGGTAACTGGCGCTACGGGGTTCATCGGTCGGGCGCTCGTGGCTCGGCTGGGCGAAGTGGTCGTGGTGTCGCGCGACGCGGCCCGCGCCAAGCAAGCGTTTCCCCAGGCCGAAACATTCGCCTGGGATCCGATGCGCGAGCCGTTGCCGGCCGCGGCCCTGCGGGACGTCGAAGTCGTGTTTCACCTGGCCGGCGATTCGGTGGCCGAGGGGCGTTGGACGGCGGAAAAGAAGCGGCGGATTCGCGAGTCGCGCACCTTGGGGACGGCGAACCTGGTCCGCGGCATCGAGGCGTCCACGGCGCGGCCCCGCGTGCTGGTATCGGCCTCGGCGGTGGGCTACTACGGCTCGCGCGGCGACGAAGTGCTCGAGGAAACCTCGTCGCCCGGGCACGATTTCCTGGCCGACGTCTGTGTCGAGTGGGAACAGTCGGCGGCCGCAGGCGAGAAACTGGGCGTGCGCGTGGCGAACCCACGCACCGGGATCGTGCTGGGGCGCGGCGGAGGCGCGCTGTCAAAAATGTTGCTGCCGTTTAAGCTGGGCGCTGGCGGGCGACTGGGCTCGGGACGACAGTGGATGCCCTGGATTCATCTGGCGGACCTGGTCGGCATCTTCCTTCACGCGGCTACAAGCGATCAGGTGCGCGGCGCAATCAATGGCGTGGCGCCAAATCCTGTGACGAATATCGAATTCACCAAGACGTTGGCCCGCGCGTTGCACCGGCCGGCAATCATGCCGGCCCCCGAGTTCGCACTGAAGCTGGCCATTGGCGAGTTTGCCGAGGTGCTGCTGGGATCCCAGCGCGTGGTCCCGCGGGTGGCCGAGCAGACCGGCTATCGATTCCAGTTCCCGACGCTCGAGGGGGCGCTTGGCGAGATTCTAGGCGCGGCGACCTGA
- a CDS encoding SRPBCC family protein, which produces MSASYRLERLQLIKRPLDDVFAFFSNAHNLEAITPGFLRFQITTPDLIVMQVGTLIDYRLRLLGIPFQWQSRIDCFEPNQRFVDVQTRGPYRRWHHLHEFTTVDGGTLMIDEVDYEMPLGPLGALAHVLSVRRTLDQIFDYRRDRIVELLERR; this is translated from the coding sequence ATGTCGGCTTCGTATCGTCTGGAACGCCTGCAACTCATCAAGCGCCCGCTCGATGATGTGTTCGCGTTCTTCTCGAACGCCCACAACCTGGAAGCGATCACGCCGGGGTTCCTGCGGTTTCAGATCACCACGCCGGACCTCATTGTCATGCAGGTCGGCACGCTAATCGACTACCGGCTCCGCCTACTCGGCATTCCGTTCCAGTGGCAGTCGCGGATCGATTGCTTTGAACCGAACCAGCGATTTGTCGATGTCCAGACGCGCGGGCCTTATCGGCGGTGGCATCACCTGCACGAGTTCACCACGGTCGATGGAGGAACATTAATGATCGACGAGGTGGATTACGAAATGCCGCTGGGACCGCTGGGCGCACTGGCCCATGTCTTGTCGGTGCGGCGGACGCTGGACCAGATCTTCGACTATCGCCGGGACCGGATTGTCGAACTGCTCGAGCGGCGTTAG
- a CDS encoding GNAT family N-acetyltransferase, with the protein MATAKIDVVGPEETPLVAQMYGQVFRPPHDVEFFRRRFLGRHNVLQLVASLDEQPVGFFTGFELKPGVFFCWLFGVLPDCRRQGIASQLMNAAHSWAAQQGYETVRFECHNQHRPMLHLAIEQQYDIVGIRWDPDRQANLIIFEKTLGESE; encoded by the coding sequence ATGGCGACCGCCAAGATCGACGTCGTCGGACCAGAAGAGACTCCGCTGGTCGCACAAATGTACGGGCAAGTCTTCCGCCCGCCGCATGACGTCGAGTTCTTCCGCCGTCGCTTTCTGGGGCGGCACAACGTGCTGCAGCTTGTCGCGAGTCTGGACGAGCAGCCGGTCGGGTTCTTCACCGGCTTCGAGTTGAAACCCGGCGTGTTCTTTTGCTGGCTGTTCGGCGTGCTGCCCGATTGCCGGCGGCAAGGGATCGCCTCGCAACTGATGAACGCGGCGCACTCTTGGGCCGCACAGCAAGGCTACGAGACGGTTCGCTTTGAGTGCCACAACCAGCACCGGCCAATGTTGCACCTGGCCATTGAACAGCAGTACGACATTGTGGGCATCCGCTGGGATCCGGATCGGCAAGCCAACTTGATCATCTTTGAGAAGACGCTGGGCGAGTCGGAATAA
- a CDS encoding diguanylate cyclase translates to MIWSNFLYDGLAIAVAVAITSMVGVGMGWWLKHCRVRAESWREERLRTTMIAVQEMVTGVADEVGKYAARLEEITHDLLKPNPGSARMDERVLLDSVSQIVLTNKKLLNRLVATEHLLSTEAGQINLQLSAVRTDALTGLPNRRAFDDALAGRFEEWNRSGAIFSVLLFEIDLEHWSHAVGTTDAANDLVQRAAHALAGTMRDMDQIARVSADRFAILLPMTALHDATRAAERLLANIGRQGVLKGDQSIAPLSFVGVAEIASNDNLRSLPRRADTALGVAREACMPGGYFHDGQTCHPIVPQSALPSRGDDSGEAKLTARTQHYAQYVAALNVDARTDVLTGLPNRRAFSDELRRRVQEARQSGQPLSLLVVGVDNLARIGSLHGQEAIDQVMRKVAQIICAAVRDSDMVTRYGWEEFTVILPGISTVEASHASRRLLSALGCCVVELEEIEVVTVTSGIAELDAQEDANSLARRADETLRSARLSGENTARFSSPTPPAPLVNLGTLGGDPAAVNTTAPVA, encoded by the coding sequence ATGATCTGGTCCAACTTCCTTTATGACGGGCTGGCGATTGCCGTGGCGGTCGCCATTACCTCGATGGTCGGCGTCGGCATGGGCTGGTGGCTGAAACATTGCCGCGTCCGTGCTGAATCGTGGCGCGAGGAGCGGCTGCGGACCACGATGATCGCCGTTCAGGAAATGGTCACCGGCGTGGCCGACGAGGTGGGCAAATACGCCGCCCGCTTGGAAGAGATCACGCACGACCTGCTCAAGCCCAATCCTGGCTCGGCGCGGATGGACGAGCGCGTGCTGCTCGATTCGGTCAGCCAGATCGTCCTGACCAACAAGAAACTGTTGAACCGGCTGGTGGCCACCGAGCATTTGCTGTCGACCGAGGCCGGACAGATCAACTTGCAACTTTCGGCCGTGCGCACCGACGCGCTGACCGGGCTGCCCAATCGCCGCGCCTTTGACGACGCGCTGGCTGGTCGCTTTGAAGAGTGGAATCGCAGCGGCGCTATCTTCTCGGTGCTGTTGTTCGAGATTGACTTGGAACATTGGTCGCACGCCGTCGGCACCACCGACGCCGCCAATGACCTGGTGCAGCGTGCCGCCCACGCCTTGGCCGGCACCATGCGCGACATGGACCAGATCGCCCGGGTCTCGGCCGATCGGTTTGCCATCTTGCTGCCGATGACCGCCTTGCACGACGCCACGCGCGCGGCCGAACGGCTGTTGGCCAACATTGGCCGCCAGGGAGTGTTGAAGGGGGATCAATCGATTGCGCCGCTGTCCTTTGTCGGCGTGGCCGAGATCGCCAGCAACGACAACCTGCGCTCGCTGCCGCGCCGTGCCGATACCGCGCTGGGCGTGGCCCGCGAAGCCTGCATGCCGGGCGGTTATTTTCACGATGGCCAGACTTGCCACCCCATCGTCCCGCAGTCGGCCTTGCCGTCACGCGGCGACGACTCGGGCGAAGCCAAGCTGACGGCCCGCACCCAGCACTATGCCCAATACGTGGCCGCGTTGAACGTCGATGCCCGCACCGACGTGCTGACCGGCTTGCCCAATCGCCGCGCCTTCAGCGACGAGTTGCGTCGCCGCGTGCAAGAAGCCCGGCAAAGCGGCCAGCCGTTGTCGCTGCTGGTCGTGGGCGTCGACAACCTGGCGCGGATCGGCAGCCTGCACGGCCAGGAAGCCATCGACCAGGTGATGCGCAAAGTGGCCCAGATCATCTGCGCCGCCGTCCGCGACAGCGACATGGTCACGCGCTATGGCTGGGAAGAATTCACGGTCATCCTGCCCGGCATCTCGACCGTCGAAGCCAGCCACGCCAGTCGGCGGCTGTTGTCGGCCTTGGGTTGTTGCGTGGTTGAGTTGGAAGAGATCGAAGTGGTCACGGTCACTAGCGGCATTGCGGAACTCGATGCCCAGGAAGACGCCAACAGTTTGGCGCGCCGCGCCGACGAAACACTGCGTAGCGCCCGACTGAGCGGCGAGAACACGGCTCGTTTCAGCAGCCCGACGCCCCCGGCGCCGCTCGTCAACCTCGGCACGCTCGGCGGCGATCCCGCGGCCGTGAATACCACCGCGCCGGTGGCATGA